One candidate division TA06 bacterium genomic window, ATGACTGGCCAGCAAGATTTCCTCGAGTTACCCTACCATCAGGCAATCGTTAACAATGAGATCCCGCTCAGTATTGGTGGCGGTATTGGACAGTCCCGCACCTATATGCTTCTGCTTAAGAAGGCGCACCTTGGAGAGGTCAGTGTGACCGTGTGGCCAAAGATACTCAAGGACATGTGCAAAAAGAAGAACATTCATGTTCTGGAGTAACCCCCCGAATTCTTAATGCCGAAAATCGGAGATCGAAGATCGAAAACAAGCCCAAGAACACGAAATTGCGAAACTGCGAAATTACGAAATTGAAAAGCGAGATTGCTTGGCCCTTCATTGTGCTCCCTTCGGATACCCTCAAGACAGGCAGGACTCGCAACGACAAGTCCCTTTTTTGTCATTGCGAGGAGCCTTGGGCGACGAAGCAATCTGGGAAGAGAGGCTAACCGAGATCACTAGAAACGGGAGACGAAAATAGAGAATGGTAGATCGAAAACTTCCAGCCAGTTTCCTTCAGCAGCTCAAGGAGCTTGAAGCATCCTACTTGACTGAAAGTGACCCAATTCGCCAATCCGGTTTCGGTGGTGGCCCCCTGCGCTGGCGGTCAGAGCGTGAACCGATATTGGAAGCAATAGAAATGGACGGCGATTTGCTGGATGTCGGCTGTGCTAACGGATTCCTGCTTGAGTGTCTAGTTGAGTGGGCCAGTGAACGGGGGACAGCATTGACGCCTCATGGTCTTGATCAAGGTGCCGAGCTGATTGAACTCGCAAAGCAGAGGTTTCCAGCGCACAAATCCAACTTCCATGTTGGCAATGCGTGGGATTGGGAGCCGCCGAGACAGTTTCAGTATGTGTATACAATGCACGACTGCCTTCCAATCGAATTTCTTGAAGAATACCTTCAGCGGTTGCTTTCCCGAGTAGTCTGTACAGGGGGCCGCCTTATCATTGGCGCCTACGGAAGCCGGTCTCAGGGGACGCCGCCGTTTGATGTCGAACATTTCCTGAAGTCTCGTGGCTTCTCAGTCGCAGGAACGACTGGAGGTGGCAACCCACCTATAACATCTTTTGCCTGGGTTGACAAGCAGCCGAAGCTATAAGCTGTAACCCAAGAACATCACAAGTTTGGCGCCAGCGAACAAATCGAGGGCCAGACTTCCGAGACTGACGTTCTCGGGTCTGAATCCAAGTACTCACTTTGCTCACTCAGCACTAGTCCTGAGTGAATAAATTCGTCACCGAATTTATGGATCGAAGGACTAGCCTGAACAGAGACAACCAGCATACTAGCTTACTGGACCGGAACGGTGCCGGGGCACCGTCCGGTCTTTTCCACTTTCAGCGATATCGATTGATGACAGGCTGGGAGACTCGCCAGGCGAGATGAGCGCACTCGAGCTTCTAATCTCTGATGAACCCACCGATTACCACGCGCTTTTCTCATCGCCCGACAGCAAACCTACTTCAAGACAACCATCTTCTTTGTGCTGCAAAGGGCGCGGGCTTGCTCGCCCCCAAGGCTGCGGACCTGGAGTCGGTACAGGTAGATTCCAGTGGAGACCTGCCTGCCAGCGTTGTCCTTCCCATCCCAGTGTACAGAGTAGTAACCAGGCTCCTTCAATTCATCTACTAGAGTCCTCACCAACCTGCCGGACAAGTCGTAGATAGACAAATTCACGAGTTGGTTGGTGGGCGGGCCCCTCTGTGCTATGCAATAGCGAATGATGGTGGTTCGGGTGAATGGGTTTGGACGGTTCTGGAACAGTCGAGATTCGGAAATCGGAGATCGGAATTCGGCTTGCTCTTCTACCCCAATCAGATAGCATTGATAACTCCCATAGATGTTCCAATCTCCATCTCTATCGCTCTGCCATATGGCCCACAGCCAGAGATACGTGTAATCGGTTACGCCAGTGACGGCTGGAAGAGAATCGTTTGCTGCATTGAGGTCTACTGGTTGAGTACCCCCGAGAATTTCATATGAGTAAATGTTGTTGTCCCCATCCCGGTCGCTCATCCACAGGACACAGCCCAGATACAGCTCCGCGTCAACAGGGAGGTGAAAATCAATGACCGCTGGATTCGCGTCTCTGAATAGACTAGTTGTGACGGTGTCTATTTCCTCCCAGTCTCCGGAGAAGTAGGAGTAGTATCTGCAGAGAACATCGGGATTTCCTGCGGCATTGCTCTCCCATACAGCCCAGACTCCCTCACCAAAGAAGTCGGCTGCCAGGGTTGGGCGGAGGTCATCACCCGGGTCAGAAACGACTGGTTCAGGAGTAGACCAAGATCCGCTTTGATAGACGCTGTAGTAGACGTCCCAGTCACCCTCTCGGTTAGTCTCCCAGACAACCAATGGTGGACAGTAGAGCCATGGCGCACTACAGATACCACAAGGTCTCCGATCATCAGAACTGTCAGAGGTGATGGACATAGGTGCAGACCAAGCACTCCCGTTGTAACAGCTCGCATATATGTCCCAGTTGCCATCTCTTTCGGTTTCCCAAACGACCCAGAGGGTGCCTGAGTAAGAAGACGCAAAGATGGAGGGATTCTCATCGCTGTTCGAGTCGGCGGTGATTTGAGTCGGTGTGGACCAGGTGCTCCCCGTGGAGGAGCTGACGAAGATATCCCGATTGTCGGTCCGGTCGCTCTGCCACGCCGCCCAGAAGAGGGAGTCGTCTCTCGCTACAGATGAATTCAGGTCAGCTCCAGAATCTGAGGTTACTGCAATCGCCTGAGACCAACTATCACCATTTGTATTGAACACGGAGTAGATGTTCCAGTCGCCATCTCGGTTGCTCTCCCATGTCAGACAACTGGAGGAGAACCACGGAATGGTCTCTCCGTAGACAGAGGCTGTTGGTTTCAGGTCGGCGCCTGGGTCAGAGGTGAGTTGAACTGGCACCGACCACTGTGCAAACATAACAGTGGGGAGAAACACTAGCAGCAGAAGCCCACAGAGGCCACTCCAAAACCTCAAAACCCTTGATTTTTTCATTTGATTCGCCCCTTTCAGCTCACACAATTGTTCTTACCTGGACTTTAGCAAGTGTCTGAATCTTTGTCAACACCAACCGGGACCTCTACGACCTAGATTGGGGATCCAGGGTCTGTGGCCTCCCTCGACCCCCAGGCCAGGCTATTCCTTGAGCACATCCGTCGGATTTGGTCACCGTGTGCACAGTTTCTGGGGATTTGTGTGGGATTTCAGTTGACAGGGTATGGGGTACTCCGTATCATGTCCTGCGGAGAAAGGAAAAATTTTTCAGAGCCTTTGTGAACTTTTTCACAAAGTAGCTCTGGAGATGATGAGTCGTGTTTGCGTTGTATTTTTCATCCAATTTTGTGATATGAAATGACGCGGTTTCGTCCCACATAACCATGTCAAGAAAAAGGATTTCACCAAACAGTCAGGAGGACCAAAGAGATGAAAGACCAGATGCTGCTCTTTTTGTGTGATTGCAGAGGAGAAATAGATCTACCCAAAGATCTCAATTTAGGAAAACAGCTTCCTACCTTTAAGCATTCTTACCTTTGCTCGCCAGAGGGAATAAAGTACATCGAGGAAATGATACAGAAACATGGGGCAAGGGATATCATAGTTGCAGGCTGTACACCACGGATTGCAGATACATTCTTTAAGAAATACGATGCTGAGATAGTAAACATCAGGGAGCAAGCTGCGTATGTGGGGCATGGAGACGAAAAAATGAAAGCGCTAATCAGAGCAGCTATTGAGAAGAAGAAAACATCAAAGGGTAGATTCAAGAGAGAGATAGACATTGCCAGTAGGGATGTCCTAATAATAGGGGCTGGTATTGCTGGTTTGGAGGCTGCGCGGCGCTGTGCAGATTCGGGACTTGGTGTTTACCTGATTGAGAAAGAGCAGTTCATTGGCGGTATGGTCGGGAAGCTCGATAGGGTCTATCCCGAGGGTACACCTGTGTCTCATACTCTGAATCGCATAATCTTTGACACCGTCGGAAGAAACAACGTAACTGTTATGACTGGCGCTGAACTGCAGGGAGTAGAAGGTAACATCGGCAACTATACCATCAAACTGAAAGTTAAACCGAACCCAATAGCGAAGTGCAACCTTTGTGGTGAGTGTGTAGACGTATGTCCGATTACAGTGCAGGACAATGGTATTGAGCGAAAAGCCATCTACTTTGAGCCGACATACCCGAATACCTATGCCATTGATTGGTCCTCTTGCGATAGGTGCGGAAAATGCACTGAAATATGCAAGGACATAAATCTAGATGTTAAAGAAAAGGACATAGAATTGAAGGTCGGTGCTATTATCGTAGCTACTGGACTTGAACCATTTGACGCGTCCAAGATAACGGCATACGGATATGGAAGATACAAGAATGTCTATACAGCGTTGGAATATGAAAGAAAGCTGGTGCGAGGGGAGCTGAAACCGAAATCTGTGGTCATCATAAACTGCGCGGGTTCCAGGGATGAGCACTATTTGCCGTATTGCTCCAGAGTGTGCTGCTTCATTGGAATGAAAGAAGCGAAGCTGACAAAGGATGTGAGCCCGGATACTGAAGTATATCTGACCTATATTGATATGCGGACCTACGGCGTATTTGAATCACTCTACTCCTCTCTACGGGACTCTGGTGTAAATCTAATCAGGGGAAGACCCTCGGAGATCACTGAAAGAGACGGGAAGTTGATGGTACATACAGAGGATATGGTGCTCGATGAATTGCTGAAGATTGAGACAGATTGCGTTGTCCTTTCAACAGGCTATGTACCTTCGAAAGAAGTGCTTAAGAAATTAAGGTTGCCTGTAGAGGATGAATTCCCGATGAATTATGTCTGTTCGACCCTATCAATAGATGCAAATCCACACGGAATATTCCTGGCCGGGTGTTCCTCCTATCCTAAAGATGTCACTCGAACTCTGATAAGTGCAGACTACATTGCAGGGAATCTGGTCAGTATGTTCACCAAACAGTCTATTGAGGTCACCAATCCTGTGTCAGAGATAAACAACGACATGTGCAGTGGGAAGAACTGCGGAATTTGCGCTTGGGTGTGTCCCTATAGTGCAATCATGGAAGAGGACGGAGAGTACAGGATTGATCCCTCCCTGTGTAGAGGGTGTGGGATATGTTCTGCAACCTGTCCGAGTGGTGCCAATCAGCTGGAGGTTTCAACAGATATTGAGCTACTTGCCCAAGTAGACGGCATTCTAAGCGATGGCAAGGACAAGATATTGGCCCTGTTGTGTGAGAATTGTGCATATCAGGCAGCAGACAACATTCCCTATGAGAGACTTACCTATCCAGAGAATGTGATGATAGTCAGGGTTCCATGTACAGGCAGAGTTGGCTCACAAGTCCTGTTGAATGCTTTCAGGGCGGGGGCAAAGGGTGTACTGGTTGCCGGATGTTGTCTCGGTTCATGCCACTTCATAACGGGTAACATCAAAGCGCAGAATCGTGTGCTTGTCACCAAGAGGCTTGTCCAATCATTGGGTATCGACCCTGGTAAACTGAGGATAGAATGGGTCGGACAGAAGGAACCAAGAAAGCTGGTTAGCATTCTTAATGAGATGACGGAGGCATAAGATGGCAAAAGCAAAAGTGGCATTCTATTGGTGTGCTTCATGCGGAGGATGCGAAGAGGCGGTAATTGATCTGAATGAAGACATACTTAAGGTCGTAGACGCGGTAGACATAGTCTTCTGGCCTGTGGCTTTGGACTTCAAGTATAAAGACATAGAGGCGATGAAAGACGGCGAGATTGCTGTATCCTTCATAAATGGTGCGATAAGAAACAGCGAGCAAGAAGAGATTGTGAAGCTTCTCAGAAAGAAGTCCGGGCTGGTTGTTGCATTTGGAAGCTGCTCTCATCTGGGAGGCATACCAGGACTTGCCAACTTCCACGATAGAGAGGCAATACTGACAAGGTCCTACGAGACGGCACCTACCGTCGTAAACCCCGATAGGATCCTTCCGCAGCTCTCCACAAAGATGCCCGAAGGTGAATTGACACTTCCAGAGTTCTCTGAAACTGTGAAGGCTCTAGACCAGGTAATCGATGTAGATTACTACCTACCTGGATGCGCGCCGCCGGCTGACTTGATTATGGGCGCGGTCACTGCGATTCTTGAGGGGAATCTCCCCGAAAAAGGGTCAGTCCTTGCTCCTGAGAAATCACTGTGCGGCGACTGTCCAAGGGGTGAGAAGAAACCAGAGAAGCTGGTAATGAAAGATGTAAAAAGAGTACATGAGATAATTCCAGACCCTGAGAAGTGCTTTCTTGAGGAAGGTCTCATCTGTCTTGGGCCTGCAACGAGGTCGGGTTGCGATAGCAGATGCATAAAGGCCAATATGCCGTGCAGGGGGTGTTTTGGTCCTACAAAGGAGGTTCGAGATCAAGGTGCCAAAATGGCATCGGCGATCGCGTCCATTCTTGGATTGGAAGGCGAAGAGGAGTTCTCTGAAGAAAAGGCAGCAGAGATAGTAAATAAAATAGCCGATCCTGCTGGAACCTTTTACAGGTTTTCGCTTCCCTCGTCTTTACTTAGAACACGAAAAAGAGAGTGACGGAGGTCTAGCATGGCAAAGAGAATAACGATAAATCCGATTACAAGGCTTGAAGGACACGGAAAGATAGAGATTTTTCTCGACGACAAAGGTGATGTGGAAAACGCATATTTCCAGGTGCCTGAACTCCGTGGCTTTGAGCAGTTTTGTGTTGACAGACCTGCCGACGAAATGCCGCGCATTACCACAAGGATATGCGGTGTCTGTCCGATGGCGCACCATATGGCAGCAACAAAAACATTGGATGACCTTTTCCATGTTGAACCTACTCCTACGGCCAGGAAGATAAGGGAGCTTCTCTACTCTATCTTCATGGTTGAAGATCATACTCTCCATTTTGTGTACCTGGGCGGGCCGGATTTCGTCGTAGGTCCGGATGCTCCTGCCACTGAGAGAAACATACTGGGAGTGATAGGGAAAGTCGGGCTTGAGGCCGCTGGCAAGGTTATTGACACGAGGAAGAGATTGCGAGCGATTATCACCAACATAGGAGGTAAAATAATTCATCCCGTGTTCGGTCTCCCTGGCGGTGTGTCGAAAGGTATCACAGAAGAAGAGAGAGAAGAGATTGTTAAGGTTGCCAAGGACACCGTTGAGTTTGCTCAGTTCCTCCTCAAGTTATTTGATGACGTGGTTCTGAAGAACAAAACGTATGTGGATCTCATAGTGGGCGACATCTATAAACATAACACTTACTATATGGGCATGGTCGATGAAAACAACCACGTGAATTTCTATGACGGTGAGCTGAGAGTGGTGTCTCCCGGGGGCAAAGAGATCGCGAAATTCAAGGCGCAAGACTACCTTGAACACATTGCTGAGCACGTGGAGCCGTGGAGTTACATAAAGTTCCCTTATTTGAAGGCGATTGGATGGAAGGGATTTGTAGATGGCGAAGAGAGCGGCGTTTACAGAGTCGCCCCTCTTGCAAGGTTGAATGCATCTGATGGGATGGCCACACCGCTGGCACAGTCTGAATACGAGAGGATGTTCGATACGCTGGGTGGGAAGCCGGTTCACAACACATTGGCATTCCATTGGGCAAGACTGGTGGAGGCCCTTTATGCGGCCGAGAGGATGTTGGAGCTTGCGGCAGACCCTGAATTGACTGGTACGAATATTCGGAATATTCCTACTGCAACGCCTGATGAGGGGATCGGGGTCGTTGAAGCACCCCGAGGAACGCTTTTCCATCATTATCAGACAGACAAGGACGGTATTCTGACAGGAGTTAATCTAATAGTCGCCACTGTGAACAATTCGGCAGCAATGTGCATGTCGATCAAAAAGGCAGCTTCAGGGCTCATAAAGGGTGGAAATGTCTCTGAAGGTCTTTTGAACATGGTGGAGATGGCATTTCGCGCGTATGATCCATGTCTTGCCTGTGCCACACACTCGCTTCCTGGTGAGATGCCACTTGAGGTCAACCTTTACGATTCAAACAAGAACCTCATCAGAACAATAAAAAGGGATTAAGGTTCGAAGATGGACAGGGCAAAGACACTCATCCTTGGGATGGGAAGCCCCATTCTTGGTGATGATGGTGTTGGGGTAGAGGTAGCCAACAGGATAAAAGAGAACACCGATGAAAAATTCGTAGATGTTGTTGAAGCTTCTGCTTCGGGGCTTGAGCTACTTGATATCATCTGCGGATACGAAAAACTGATAGTAATCGATTCCATGAATACAGAAGGAGGCCAGGTCGGAGAGCTTCACCGCCTGGCCTGCTCTGACTTGGATCCTACAGTCCGTCCTTCCGCAAGGCATCAGATTAATTTCGCAACTACCTTGGAGGTTGGAAGGCGCCTGAACATGGAGGTGCCCGAGGTAATTGCGATTTATGCTATCGAGATAAAGGATGCAACGGTCTTCCAAGAAGGGTGCAGTCCTGAAGTAGAAAGAGCAATCCCTGGAATAGTCGAAACCATAATTGAAGAGGAGATGCTCAGAGCTGATTAGTCTCAACCAACAAGTGCTAATCAGCTCTAAGAACACCCTGCCCTGTTGATAGACACGGTAGGGTATTTTTCTGATGGTCTTTTTCGTCTGGCCCCAAATGCAACCCCACCCTGTCATTCTGAGCGGAGTCCGAAGGACGGAGTCGAAGGATCTGCTTTTGGAAGATCTCTTGGTTGCGCTTCTTGCTGGGTTCACCTCGACTTCGGCGCTCGGTCGATGCAGGGCTTAGCTTTTTCGGTTTGACGCCGCAGAGAGGACGGGTTAGTATTGTATGGGAGTCCTTTGTCGGCACCGCGAACCGCAATATGTGTGAGATAAAATGCCAAAGCTCATCATTAAAGTAGTTGAAATCAAGGGGAACTGTCCAGTCTACAAGGTAGGGGATAGGATAGTTCTGGATGAGGGCTACAAGCTTAACTGCGAGGAGACGGATAATCTCTGCATGCACTCCCTGGGTTCTATTCTGCCCTTTTACAATTCGATCTACAGAGGGGTTGATCCAAGGGATCTTGGGCTTTCAAAGGATAGGAAGAGCGCCTATGTCCAGTGCTTAGACCCCTGCACTTACACTGGCGGGGGGACAGTAGTCTTCGAGATAGCCAGAACCGAATAACACTGCGCGCCCACTACACAAATTCAAGTTTTTTTCTTCCTCAACACGACGCAAGAAGTACGGACTGCAAAGCACCCCAAACTTCCCCGACCACAAAAAACGCGTGTGATTGCGAGGAATGAAATGACGAAGCAATCTACGGATAGATTTTCGCCGTGACTTTTGCCCTTATTGCCCATCTATTGCGTCAATTTCGTGCTTAGGTCTCCTGAGGTCTTATTTTCGATTTTCCCTTCGACAAGCTCCCCTCGACAGGCTCGGGACAGGCAGGATCTCCGACGATCTTCTATTTTCGTGTCCATTGTGGCGTGAGCTCATCGCAGGGATATCCACATTCCCCACCTCAAGAGGGCAATGACAAACAGGACCAAAAAGACGATGACGAGGTTCATGTAGGCGATGAAGTAAAACGCCTTCTGTGGGGCAGTCTTTTCAGGCTTGCGCGCTGCATCATAGGAACCAATGTTTTCTAAGGACTCGAGCTTCTCTTCACCGTGTGGGGCCTTTGAAAGGGCATCGGTGAGGTCCGAGCCCGAAGAGTGCTTCATGTGGGCGCCGTTTTGCCACAGCTTGAGACCAGTTACATCAAAGACTTTTCCTTTGTATGCGACATAGGCCGGTCTGCCGTCCTTTCCGTCGAAGGCTGAAAGGGTGGGTGGATCAAAGATCCCTCCTTCTGGGGGGATGGCCTTCTTTGTACCTCTTTTGAGTTTCGGCCCTATGAAAAGCACGACGAAGAGGGCGGAGGTGACCATGATCAAGTACAGGACAATCTTTGCGGAGAGGAAAAGTCCCCATGTGCTGCTATATAACACATCAAGATTCTTTATTTTCGATATTGTAAGGAGCACTCCTGTAGTTCCCACTGTCGCCATTGAGACAAGGCCAAGGAACACCTCACTCTTCGGAAGACCTCTTGCCGCATATGCTGGTTTGAGGAGTATGTGCACGTATAGTATCGTGCCGAACCAGAAGAAAGCCGCAACGATATGAAGAGTGCCTATTAACAGCCTCACGGACTTCCTTATCGGTCCCATCACCCTGTAGCCGCCTTCAGGGGGCCACGCATAGCCCGACGCGGCGTACTCGAGTCCTTTCTCGGTCAGCGCCCCGCCCTCAGGCTTCAGGTGGCAGGTCTTGCAGCTCTGTTCTGTACTTTCGGAATACTCGGGGGTGGCCCGAGACTGGCCTGGAAACGAGAAGGCCACTGATAAGAACAAGGTGAGCAGAAGAAGGTGATGTGTACGCATCTGGCGGAATTCTATCCAG contains:
- a CDS encoding methyltransferase domain-containing protein — protein: MVDRKLPASFLQQLKELEASYLTESDPIRQSGFGGGPLRWRSEREPILEAIEMDGDLLDVGCANGFLLECLVEWASERGTALTPHGLDQGAELIELAKQRFPAHKSNFHVGNAWDWEPPRQFQYVYTMHDCLPIEFLEEYLQRLLSRVVCTGGRLIIGAYGSRSQGTPPFDVEHFLKSRGFSVAGTTGGGNPPITSFAWVDKQPKL
- a CDS encoding hydrogenase iron-sulfur subunit, which codes for MKDQMLLFLCDCRGEIDLPKDLNLGKQLPTFKHSYLCSPEGIKYIEEMIQKHGARDIIVAGCTPRIADTFFKKYDAEIVNIREQAAYVGHGDEKMKALIRAAIEKKKTSKGRFKREIDIASRDVLIIGAGIAGLEAARRCADSGLGVYLIEKEQFIGGMVGKLDRVYPEGTPVSHTLNRIIFDTVGRNNVTVMTGAELQGVEGNIGNYTIKLKVKPNPIAKCNLCGECVDVCPITVQDNGIERKAIYFEPTYPNTYAIDWSSCDRCGKCTEICKDINLDVKEKDIELKVGAIIVATGLEPFDASKITAYGYGRYKNVYTALEYERKLVRGELKPKSVVIINCAGSRDEHYLPYCSRVCCFIGMKEAKLTKDVSPDTEVYLTYIDMRTYGVFESLYSSLRDSGVNLIRGRPSEITERDGKLMVHTEDMVLDELLKIETDCVVLSTGYVPSKEVLKKLRLPVEDEFPMNYVCSTLSIDANPHGIFLAGCSSYPKDVTRTLISADYIAGNLVSMFTKQSIEVTNPVSEINNDMCSGKNCGICAWVCPYSAIMEEDGEYRIDPSLCRGCGICSATCPSGANQLEVSTDIELLAQVDGILSDGKDKILALLCENCAYQAADNIPYERLTYPENVMIVRVPCTGRVGSQVLLNAFRAGAKGVLVAGCCLGSCHFITGNIKAQNRVLVTKRLVQSLGIDPGKLRIEWVGQKEPRKLVSILNEMTEA
- a CDS encoding oxidoreductase: MAKAKVAFYWCASCGGCEEAVIDLNEDILKVVDAVDIVFWPVALDFKYKDIEAMKDGEIAVSFINGAIRNSEQEEIVKLLRKKSGLVVAFGSCSHLGGIPGLANFHDREAILTRSYETAPTVVNPDRILPQLSTKMPEGELTLPEFSETVKALDQVIDVDYYLPGCAPPADLIMGAVTAILEGNLPEKGSVLAPEKSLCGDCPRGEKKPEKLVMKDVKRVHEIIPDPEKCFLEEGLICLGPATRSGCDSRCIKANMPCRGCFGPTKEVRDQGAKMASAIASILGLEGEEEFSEEKAAEIVNKIADPAGTFYRFSLPSSLLRTRKRE
- a CDS encoding Ni/Fe hydrogenase subunit alpha — translated: MAKRITINPITRLEGHGKIEIFLDDKGDVENAYFQVPELRGFEQFCVDRPADEMPRITTRICGVCPMAHHMAATKTLDDLFHVEPTPTARKIRELLYSIFMVEDHTLHFVYLGGPDFVVGPDAPATERNILGVIGKVGLEAAGKVIDTRKRLRAIITNIGGKIIHPVFGLPGGVSKGITEEEREEIVKVAKDTVEFAQFLLKLFDDVVLKNKTYVDLIVGDIYKHNTYYMGMVDENNHVNFYDGELRVVSPGGKEIAKFKAQDYLEHIAEHVEPWSYIKFPYLKAIGWKGFVDGEESGVYRVAPLARLNASDGMATPLAQSEYERMFDTLGGKPVHNTLAFHWARLVEALYAAERMLELAADPELTGTNIRNIPTATPDEGIGVVEAPRGTLFHHYQTDKDGILTGVNLIVATVNNSAAMCMSIKKAASGLIKGGNVSEGLLNMVEMAFRAYDPCLACATHSLPGEMPLEVNLYDSNKNLIRTIKRD
- a CDS encoding hydrogenase maturation protease; amino-acid sequence: MDRAKTLILGMGSPILGDDGVGVEVANRIKENTDEKFVDVVEASASGLELLDIICGYEKLIVIDSMNTEGGQVGELHRLACSDLDPTVRPSARHQINFATTLEVGRRLNMEVPEVIAIYAIEIKDATVFQEGCSPEVERAIPGIVETIIEEEMLRAD
- a CDS encoding TIGR04076 family protein, whose protein sequence is MPKLIIKVVEIKGNCPVYKVGDRIVLDEGYKLNCEETDNLCMHSLGSILPFYNSIYRGVDPRDLGLSKDRKSAYVQCLDPCTYTGGGTVVFEIARTE